The Aureispira anguillae genome contains a region encoding:
- a CDS encoding SulP family inorganic anion transporter, translated as MKSFLRKLTRNPKNDILSGLTVALALVPEAVAFSFVAGVDPLVGLYGAFMMGLITAIFGGRPGMISGATGAMAVVMVFIVKKGNEIGINLDTPIEDLGLQWLFITLLLVGTFQIIAGFLKLGKFVRLIPHPVMMGFVNGLAIVIFLAQLGMFKETIDGKTQWLQGSDMLIMLGLVGLTMTIMYLLPKLTEKVPSALVAIIVVAAITIFGNLDVSTVGSFIRDGGGDGLEGSLPTFQFQIFELFSTLDGHWFFIVKMAAVLAAIGLIESLMTLNLIDDITESRGSGNRECVAQGGANILNGLFGGMGGCAMIGQSIINVESGGSGRLSGITAAIALLCFVLFGAPLIEQIPIAALVGVMFMVVIGTFAWSSFRILHKIPLADAVVLIAVSSITVVEDLAVAVIAGVIMSALVFAWKNAIMIRARKRIKEDGTKVYEIWGPLFFGSVQNFTAKFDAKNDPKNIEIDFIESKVNDHSGIEAIRSIANKYLDLGKQIKLTHLSPECKTLLLKANPKFESIIETSIDDPRYYVVTSLVDHEV; from the coding sequence ATGAAAAGTTTTTTACGAAAACTCACTCGTAACCCCAAGAATGATATTTTATCAGGTCTAACTGTTGCCCTCGCTCTTGTTCCCGAAGCGGTTGCTTTTTCTTTTGTAGCAGGAGTTGACCCACTAGTTGGTCTATATGGTGCCTTTATGATGGGACTTATCACCGCTATTTTTGGTGGTCGCCCAGGAATGATTTCGGGTGCTACTGGCGCTATGGCTGTTGTTATGGTTTTTATTGTCAAAAAAGGAAATGAGATTGGAATCAACTTAGATACTCCAATCGAAGACTTAGGCTTGCAATGGCTATTTATTACCTTATTATTGGTTGGAACTTTTCAAATTATAGCTGGTTTTCTTAAACTCGGTAAGTTTGTCCGACTCATTCCGCATCCTGTGATGATGGGTTTTGTAAATGGATTGGCAATTGTTATTTTTTTAGCACAATTGGGGATGTTCAAAGAAACAATTGATGGAAAAACACAATGGCTACAAGGTTCTGACATGTTGATTATGTTAGGATTGGTTGGATTAACGATGACGATCATGTACTTGTTGCCTAAATTAACGGAGAAAGTACCTTCTGCTCTAGTTGCAATTATTGTTGTTGCTGCTATTACTATTTTTGGAAACTTAGATGTGAGCACGGTAGGTTCTTTTATTCGTGATGGAGGTGGAGATGGCTTAGAGGGGTCTTTGCCAACGTTTCAATTTCAAATTTTTGAACTATTTAGCACCTTAGATGGTCATTGGTTTTTTATTGTAAAAATGGCTGCAGTATTGGCTGCAATTGGTTTGATTGAATCCTTGATGACCTTAAATTTAATTGATGATATTACAGAGAGTCGTGGTAGTGGAAATAGAGAATGTGTAGCGCAAGGTGGTGCTAATATTTTGAATGGTTTATTTGGAGGAATGGGTGGCTGTGCAATGATTGGGCAATCCATCATCAACGTAGAATCTGGTGGTAGTGGTCGTTTGTCTGGCATAACTGCGGCTATTGCTTTGCTCTGCTTCGTTTTGTTTGGAGCACCACTAATTGAACAAATTCCAATTGCTGCATTAGTTGGGGTTATGTTTATGGTTGTCATTGGCACCTTTGCTTGGAGTAGTTTTAGAATTTTACACAAAATTCCTTTGGCAGATGCCGTTGTATTAATCGCTGTTTCTTCCATTACAGTGGTAGAAGATTTAGCCGTTGCCGTAATCGCTGGGGTAATTATGTCAGCACTGGTTTTTGCGTGGAAAAATGCCATTATGATCCGTGCAAGAAAACGCATCAAAGAAGATGGAACTAAAGTATATGAAATTTGGGGACCTTTGTTCTTTGGCTCTGTTCAGAACTTTACAGCAAAATTTGATGCTAAAAATGATCCTAAAAACATTGAAATTGACTTTATTGAGTCTAAGGTAAACGATCATTCTGGCATTGAAGCCATTCGTAGCATTGCTAATAAATACCTTGACTTGGGTAAACAAATCAAATTGACCCACTTGAGTCCTGAATGTAAAACATTGCTGTTAAAGGCGAATCCTAAATTTGAATCTATTATTGAAACATCTATCGATGATCCTAGATATTATGTGGTAACTAGTTTGGTTGATCATGAAGTATAA
- a CDS encoding GNAT family N-acetyltransferase, with amino-acid sequence MNLIIRQEVESDYASVFALIQEAFADEVYSDHREQFLVANLRKSKAFIPELSLVATIGGELAGHILLTKIEIKNAINTYGSLALAPVSVLPKFQGQGIGGELIKEAHKKAKVLGFKSIILLGHKDYYPRFGYQPTAKFGIKLPFDAPKENCMVIELVANGLEGVNGMVEYPKEFYH; translated from the coding sequence ATGAATCTTATTATTCGACAAGAGGTAGAGTCTGATTATGCATCTGTTTTTGCTTTAATTCAAGAAGCATTTGCTGACGAAGTATACAGCGATCACCGTGAACAATTTCTTGTTGCCAACTTACGAAAATCGAAGGCTTTCATCCCTGAATTATCATTGGTTGCAACGATTGGCGGTGAACTAGCTGGGCACATTCTTTTGACTAAAATTGAAATAAAAAATGCCATCAATACGTATGGCTCTTTGGCATTGGCACCAGTCTCTGTCCTGCCTAAATTCCAAGGTCAAGGCATAGGAGGAGAACTGATAAAAGAAGCGCACAAAAAAGCAAAGGTGCTAGGTTTTAAATCCATTATTTTATTAGGACACAAAGATTATTATCCTCGATTTGGTTATCAGCCAACTGCAAAATTTGGTATAAAACTGCCGTTTGATGCCCCTAAAGAAAATTGCATGGTCATCGAATTGGTTGCCAATGGACTAGAAGGCGTCAATGGAATGGTTGAATACCCCAAAGAGTTTTACCATTAA
- a CDS encoding DUF3570 domain-containing protein yields MKWTLILLLFAQFGLAQSEDSSFQKKSLTTLEVTTFFSFYNQEGTHSAVTGGEGDEHLQVYHTGANIAYGIDASLIIFNAGVDVIASPSTDKIDFIKSSASGHDNHVHAKAGYQYHFKKQNIRLGLAYLWSIESDYWSNGISTWGGWTSPKKTSSIAWAFDFFFDDLRWGRLSKAQGNKPTQLIYPAELRHIDWFDIYHRNSYNFNINFRQDINRRLRVNVSLGATYQEGLLSTPFHRVYFSDSNIRKVENLPQQRIRLPLSIAANWFMGKSIVWQPSYRIYWDNFGIFAHTINLQTAIKPNNKWSFYPFVRAYYQTGSPYFAPYKEHLSSALFYTSDYDFSTLGTFKAGLGIGWFPDFRLGKKSKLYVNNIVIRYAFLYRTDGLSAHMISLQMGVKK; encoded by the coding sequence ATGAAATGGACTTTAATACTATTGTTGTTCGCCCAATTTGGTCTGGCTCAATCAGAAGATAGCAGTTTTCAAAAAAAATCGTTGACAACCTTAGAGGTAACAACTTTTTTTTCCTTTTATAATCAAGAAGGAACGCACTCTGCGGTAACAGGTGGGGAAGGGGATGAACACTTGCAAGTATACCATACTGGAGCTAATATTGCTTATGGAATTGATGCTAGCCTGATTATTTTTAATGCGGGGGTTGATGTTATTGCATCGCCTTCTACAGACAAAATTGATTTTATCAAATCTTCTGCTTCAGGGCACGATAATCATGTTCATGCGAAGGCGGGTTATCAATACCATTTCAAAAAACAGAACATCAGATTGGGGCTGGCTTATCTATGGAGTATTGAATCGGATTATTGGTCAAATGGAATTAGTACGTGGGGAGGATGGACTAGCCCAAAGAAAACAAGTTCTATTGCTTGGGCTTTCGATTTCTTTTTTGACGATTTGCGTTGGGGGCGATTGAGCAAGGCACAAGGCAATAAACCAACTCAATTGATCTATCCTGCCGAATTGAGGCATATAGATTGGTTTGATATTTATCATCGAAACTCTTATAATTTTAATATTAATTTTCGACAAGACATTAATCGACGTTTGCGGGTAAATGTATCATTGGGGGCAACTTATCAAGAGGGCTTGCTTTCTACGCCATTTCACAGAGTTTATTTTAGTGACAGTAATATAAGAAAGGTCGAAAATTTGCCACAGCAACGCATTCGTTTGCCCTTGAGTATTGCAGCAAATTGGTTCATGGGCAAATCCATTGTTTGGCAACCTTCTTATCGCATCTACTGGGACAATTTTGGCATTTTTGCGCATACTATCAATCTACAGACCGCAATAAAACCTAATAATAAGTGGTCTTTTTATCCCTTTGTTAGGGCTTATTACCAAACGGGATCGCCTTATTTTGCTCCTTACAAAGAACACTTAAGTTCGGCTTTATTTTATACCTCCGATTATGATTTCTCCACACTGGGAACGTTCAAAGCTGGGTTGGGAATAGGATGGTTTCCCGATTTTAGATTGGGGAAAAAATCAAAACTATACGTTAACAATATTGTGATTCGTTATGCCTTTTTGTACCGCACAGATGGCTTGTCTGCACACATGATTAGTTTGCAAATGGGGGTGAAGAAATAA
- a CDS encoding DUF4266 domain-containing protein produces the protein MIWKLRTNLFVCLHLLACIFMLLMTGACTVVKPYQRAYLEDRDMQFKQNLPEKFEQNVHAYREGAAGGGMGKSSGSCGCN, from the coding sequence ATGATTTGGAAATTAAGAACTAATCTATTCGTTTGCTTACATTTATTGGCTTGTATTTTTATGCTACTCATGACAGGTGCTTGCACGGTAGTTAAACCTTATCAAAGAGCCTATTTAGAAGATCGAGATATGCAATTTAAGCAAAATTTGCCTGAAAAATTTGAGCAAAATGTTCACGCTTATCGAGAGGGAGCAGCAGGAGGAGGTATGGGCAAAAGCAGTGGTAGTTGTGGTTGTAATTAA
- a CDS encoding FAD:protein FMN transferase, which translates to MHLLFFLLFPFLLSAQITTDETEAIQLAKEGEKPILLVFSGSDWCQPCIRFDKNILQNDDFKTYIQEKLVVLKCDFPQRLPLTAKTIQQNERLAEQFNPNGEFPSLVLLNTEFKKITKLGYTGQSVDQFKKEIEAVLPAKTTYKEYRKKVPLMGSFFEFILVAPTQRETETWQLINDCIAEGKRIEQLISEWIPSSDISRINQSAGQDAVTVQAEVYQLLQRSLMLSELTQGAFDITFLAYYEYWKFDKTQVFPFDSAKIQDLAQYVDYRQVLLLPDNRVQLPSNTKIGLGGIGQGYAVDQIKQLLLKKGIENFVINSSGDIYAQGNRLDGSAWRVGIASPSNKDEIVQWLPVENFAVVTSGTSEKNFEYQNTIYSHIINPKTGFPVEGIQSATVISEFTEVADALATSILVLGTEIGLDLINQMPKTHCVIIDRNQNIHYSNDLEIKN; encoded by the coding sequence ATGCACCTTTTATTTTTTCTTTTATTCCCCTTTTTACTATCTGCGCAAATAACAACCGATGAAACAGAAGCAATCCAATTAGCAAAAGAAGGAGAAAAGCCTATTTTGTTGGTTTTTTCTGGTTCTGATTGGTGTCAGCCCTGCATTCGTTTTGACAAAAATATATTACAAAACGATGATTTTAAGACGTATATTCAAGAAAAATTAGTTGTTTTAAAATGTGATTTTCCACAACGTCTTCCATTGACTGCCAAAACGATTCAACAAAATGAGCGATTGGCTGAACAGTTTAATCCTAATGGTGAGTTTCCCAGCTTAGTTTTATTAAATACTGAATTTAAAAAAATAACTAAATTAGGTTATACAGGGCAATCCGTCGATCAATTTAAAAAAGAAATAGAGGCAGTACTTCCTGCCAAAACAACCTATAAGGAATACCGAAAAAAAGTACCTTTGATGGGCAGCTTTTTCGAGTTTATTTTGGTGGCACCTACCCAAAGAGAAACCGAAACTTGGCAGTTAATTAACGATTGTATTGCAGAGGGAAAGCGGATAGAACAACTAATTTCAGAATGGATTCCAAGTTCAGATATTAGTCGAATCAATCAATCGGCGGGGCAGGATGCAGTGACTGTTCAAGCGGAAGTGTATCAACTGTTGCAGCGTAGTTTGATGCTCAGTGAACTCACACAAGGAGCGTTTGATATTACTTTTTTAGCTTATTATGAATATTGGAAATTTGATAAAACGCAGGTTTTTCCTTTTGATTCTGCAAAAATTCAAGATTTAGCGCAATATGTAGATTATCGCCAGGTATTATTGTTACCCGACAATCGGGTTCAATTGCCCTCCAATACTAAAATTGGTTTAGGAGGAATTGGGCAAGGTTATGCTGTGGATCAAATTAAACAATTATTATTAAAAAAGGGAATAGAGAATTTTGTGATTAATTCGAGTGGTGATATTTATGCACAAGGCAATCGATTGGACGGCAGTGCTTGGCGAGTAGGCATTGCAAGCCCAAGCAATAAAGACGAAATTGTTCAATGGTTACCTGTTGAGAATTTTGCGGTAGTTACCTCTGGGACTTCAGAGAAAAATTTTGAATATCAAAATACCATTTATAGCCATATTATTAACCCAAAAACAGGGTTTCCAGTAGAGGGGATACAATCGGCAACGGTAATTAGCGAATTTACAGAAGTAGCAGATGCACTAGCCACTAGCATTTTAGTTTTGGGGACAGAAATCGGCTTGGATTTGATTAACCAAATGCCCAAAACACATTGTGTTATTATTGATCGCAATCAAAATATACATTATTCAAATGATTTGGAAATTAAGAACTAA
- a CDS encoding DUF3050 domain-containing protein: MNPIENIQQQIAPFRQQLIHHELYQALKSIDDIKLFMEDHVFAVWDFMSLLKSLQQHLTCLNTPWLPNKNSALTRFINEIVLGEESDLNEVGIPKSHFDMYLEAMEQIGANTDCIQQFIHLIRQQNAVSTAADQLNVKSSVKDFINFTFNTIASNKPHLIASAFTFGREDLIPDMFLEIIKKAENKDDAVSYHKLTYYLQRHIELDGDEHGPLSLKMISELCGQDNKKWEEVTIVAIQALKQRIALWDGIYQAISQ; this comes from the coding sequence ATGAATCCAATAGAAAATATACAGCAACAAATAGCACCTTTCAGACAACAACTTATCCATCATGAATTATACCAAGCACTAAAAAGCATTGATGATATCAAATTATTTATGGAAGATCATGTCTTTGCTGTTTGGGATTTTATGTCTTTACTAAAATCATTGCAACAACATTTAACTTGTTTGAATACCCCTTGGCTTCCTAATAAAAATTCTGCATTGACTAGATTTATCAATGAGATTGTATTGGGCGAAGAAAGTGATTTAAATGAAGTAGGAATTCCTAAAAGTCATTTTGACATGTACCTTGAAGCAATGGAACAAATAGGAGCTAATACGGATTGTATTCAGCAGTTTATACACTTAATTCGTCAACAAAACGCTGTTTCAACTGCTGCCGACCAATTAAACGTCAAATCATCCGTTAAAGATTTTATTAATTTTACCTTTAACACCATTGCCTCCAATAAGCCACACCTCATTGCTTCTGCCTTTACCTTTGGTCGTGAAGATCTAATTCCCGATATGTTTTTGGAAATTATAAAAAAGGCCGAAAATAAAGATGATGCCGTTTCTTATCACAAATTAACCTATTATCTACAGAGACATATCGAACTGGATGGAGATGAGCATGGACCGCTTTCGCTCAAAATGATCTCAGAACTCTGTGGGCAAGACAATAAAAAATGGGAAGAAGTAACAATTGTGGCGATTCAAGCATTAAAACAACGAATTGCACTATGGGATGGCATTTATCAAGCAATCTCTCAGTAA
- a CDS encoding LysM peptidoglycan-binding domain-containing protein codes for MIKSILITLSFIFFSILGLAQALTPYFNYTVTNDDHSLWNISQKHGVSINELKALNQKKDNQIQTGEILKIPKQTPKDPDFVIHTVQKKDKNLYQIGLKYKISVEELMALNHKKSTIIRAGEKLKIPKNGKYIVHVVSNSDKSLWGICQIYDVEVEAVKKANHKKNNQIRRGDHLTIPKEQQIAVSRHSQEEVPPINGNIEGIKAAYDFEANKWRFPYHDRKTLQIFPSIKTGFTNYHQLSPVEYAAFFQNSKDYAPNKEQKLRYFYSIERPFSKSLDGEHPRYLTLREKELLEVKNGYTYDFITLIEVDSVNHSFKILPIFLVRDAFGRVAKNTEKGSFACCADPFPLATYQKTDAQEITSYSTLLTPSIIRYTKVIKTFEKEQIIRCDSSILILQLKTDSVPHPIDSARYINNKKTQRFSNVKRRQELGY; via the coding sequence ATGATTAAATCCATATTAATTACACTGTCCTTTATTTTTTTTTCAATTCTAGGGCTTGCGCAAGCACTTACTCCCTATTTTAATTACACCGTTACCAATGATGACCATAGCCTTTGGAATATTAGCCAAAAACATGGTGTTTCTATTAATGAGCTAAAGGCATTGAATCAAAAAAAAGATAATCAGATTCAAACTGGAGAAATTCTAAAAATTCCCAAACAAACTCCTAAAGATCCCGATTTTGTCATTCATACCGTACAAAAAAAAGACAAAAACCTATACCAAATTGGACTAAAATATAAAATTTCGGTAGAAGAATTGATGGCGTTAAATCATAAGAAAAGCACTATTATTAGGGCAGGCGAAAAGCTAAAAATCCCAAAAAATGGTAAGTACATTGTCCATGTCGTTTCTAACAGTGACAAAAGCCTTTGGGGAATTTGTCAAATCTATGATGTTGAGGTAGAAGCAGTCAAAAAAGCCAACCATAAAAAAAATAATCAAATCCGCAGAGGCGACCATTTAACCATTCCCAAAGAACAACAAATAGCTGTTAGTCGTCATTCGCAAGAAGAAGTTCCCCCTATTAATGGAAATATAGAGGGTATAAAAGCAGCTTATGATTTTGAGGCCAATAAATGGCGTTTTCCTTATCACGATCGCAAAACCTTACAGATTTTTCCTAGCATAAAAACAGGGTTCACCAATTACCACCAATTGAGTCCCGTTGAATATGCTGCTTTTTTTCAGAATTCAAAAGATTATGCCCCAAACAAAGAGCAAAAACTACGGTATTTTTATTCCATTGAACGCCCCTTTAGCAAAAGTTTAGATGGTGAACATCCCCGTTATTTGACGCTTAGAGAAAAAGAACTCTTGGAAGTAAAAAATGGTTACACCTATGATTTTATAACACTGATTGAAGTAGATTCGGTCAACCATTCATTCAAGATTTTACCTATTTTTTTAGTACGAGACGCATTTGGTCGTGTCGCCAAAAACACTGAAAAAGGTAGTTTCGCTTGTTGTGCTGATCCCTTTCCATTAGCAACTTATCAAAAAACTGATGCACAGGAAATTACTAGTTACTCTACCCTATTAACGCCTTCTATTATTCGATACACCAAGGTTATAAAAACTTTTGAAAAAGAGCAAATTATACGCTGCGATTCTTCCATTCTTATCTTACAATTAAAAACGGATTCGGTTCCTCATCCCATTGATTCTGCTAGATACATCAATAACAAAAAAACGCAGCGTTTTAGCAATGTTAAACGCCGTCAAGAATTGGGGTATTAA
- a CDS encoding tetratricopeptide repeat protein: MRVSVFILFLNSIIIAPVLAHNLYNITPQNNNENSPRNIPTITYTFNTSFAQQFVAHFDLNQPNSYPFQDLSDAAVYLTQLGETEKALDILQWLHQQHPQEYKIAANLGATHELKGDLDSAEHYIRKALDLSTDSTQKSAWVNLKIIAAKRSLNKNPNWLLENKVLNLNWDTSFYNNGLTLNDNNHQQDSLRLMRYKIYQNQFDTLWHIGTQMQKRIPYLQTPNLLVANIMKELADYFSITLSIKDAFIAYKIAIYYDPNDQLNTLAALNQLMPHFKKYEFDEAIFQQNFHPALASTELDKKYLPQYRGQPNINTNNQAMSPLFWQAGLAILILILIAGRIIWLDRKT, encoded by the coding sequence ATGAGAGTTTCTGTTTTTATCCTATTTCTGAACAGCATTATTATTGCTCCCGTACTTGCTCATAACCTGTACAATATCACCCCGCAAAATAATAACGAAAATAGCCCAAGAAACATTCCCACCATTACTTATACTTTTAATACATCATTTGCTCAACAATTTGTTGCACATTTTGACCTAAACCAGCCCAATAGTTACCCTTTTCAAGATTTATCTGATGCTGCTGTTTATTTAACACAATTAGGCGAAACAGAGAAAGCATTGGATATACTGCAATGGCTTCATCAACAACATCCGCAAGAATATAAAATTGCTGCTAACTTAGGGGCTACTCATGAATTAAAAGGAGACTTAGATTCAGCAGAGCACTATATCCGAAAAGCACTAGATCTATCAACAGATAGTACTCAAAAGAGTGCGTGGGTAAATCTAAAAATTATAGCTGCTAAACGCTCTTTAAATAAGAACCCCAATTGGCTGCTAGAAAACAAAGTCTTAAATTTGAATTGGGACACTAGTTTTTATAACAATGGCTTAACTTTAAATGACAATAATCATCAACAAGATAGTCTTCGGCTTATGCGTTATAAGATCTACCAAAATCAATTTGATACACTCTGGCATATTGGTACACAAATGCAAAAACGCATTCCCTATCTTCAGACACCCAACTTATTGGTGGCTAATATCATGAAAGAATTAGCTGATTATTTTTCGATAACCTTGTCCATTAAAGATGCTTTTATTGCCTATAAAATTGCTATTTATTACGATCCTAATGATCAACTTAATACTCTTGCTGCTTTAAATCAATTAATGCCTCATTTTAAAAAGTATGAGTTTGACGAAGCAATTTTTCAACAGAATTTCCACCCAGCATTAGCCTCTACTGAACTAGATAAAAAATATTTACCGCAATATAGAGGTCAACCAAATATCAACACCAATAACCAAGCTATGTCTCCCTTATTTTGGCAAGCAGGTTTAGCCATTCTTATTTTAATCTTAATTGCTGGACGTATTATTTGGCTCGACAGAAAGACATAA
- a CDS encoding Rpn family recombination-promoting nuclease/putative transposase: MKKTKELIRFDWAIKKLLRNKANFDILEGFLSELLSENITIKQILESESNKETENDRHNRVDILVENSNEELVIIEVQNSKEYDYFHRILYGTSKIITEYINRGEAYAKVKKIISITIAYFDLGQGKDYIYHGTHQFKGVHYGDVLNLAEKQKDLYQKEEVYEIFPEYWLLKVSKFNDAVQDKLDEWIYFLKNGKVQEGFTAQGLVEAKEKLDEMKLSDQDRREYNYFLKRLRDIASEQHTKMADAEDLLKKGRKEGLEKGRKEGIEKTQQDAIIGFFKIGVSPKDIADALNLSLQKVIQTIENYKK; the protein is encoded by the coding sequence ATGAAAAAAACAAAAGAACTAATACGATTTGATTGGGCTATTAAAAAATTGCTAAGAAATAAGGCAAATTTTGATATTTTGGAAGGTTTCTTAAGTGAACTTTTGTCCGAAAATATTACCATCAAACAAATTTTAGAAAGCGAAAGTAATAAAGAAACAGAAAATGATAGGCATAATCGAGTTGACATATTAGTGGAGAACTCCAATGAAGAATTAGTGATTATTGAAGTTCAAAACAGTAAAGAATACGATTATTTTCATAGAATCTTATATGGTACTTCTAAAATTATTACGGAATATATTAATAGAGGGGAAGCTTATGCTAAAGTCAAGAAAATTATTTCTATTACCATCGCATACTTTGATCTAGGACAGGGAAAAGATTATATTTATCATGGGACCCATCAATTTAAAGGGGTTCATTATGGTGATGTTCTAAATTTAGCAGAAAAGCAAAAAGATCTTTATCAAAAAGAAGAAGTTTATGAAATTTTTCCTGAATATTGGTTGCTAAAAGTAAGTAAATTTAATGATGCCGTTCAAGACAAATTAGACGAATGGATCTATTTCCTAAAAAATGGAAAAGTTCAAGAGGGGTTTACTGCTCAGGGGCTAGTAGAAGCTAAAGAAAAATTAGATGAAATGAAACTCTCCGACCAAGATCGAAGAGAATATAACTATTTCTTAAAAAGGCTTAGAGATATTGCTAGTGAGCAACATACCAAAATGGCTGACGCAGAGGACTTATTAAAGAAAGGTCGAAAAGAGGGTCTTGAAAAGGGTCGAAAGGAAGGCATTGAAAAAACCCAACAGGACGCAATAATCGGCTTTTTTAAAATTGGAGTGAGTCCAAAAGATATTGCAGATGCACTTAATTTATCGCTCCAAAAGGTTATCCAAACCATAGAAAACTATAAGAAGTAG